In the genome of Zobellia nedashkovskayae, the window TTTTGGAAGTCGGAATTTTTTCATATTTCTGCTCCTCTATTAAATCTAAATATTCTTGTAAATAACCCGTGTAAATTTCACGAGGCATAACTTCATATTTTTTGCAAAGCGAAGCCGCATAACCTACAGCAGCTCCCATTTGACCTGTAGTAAGCATAACTCTAGGACCTCCAAGTCCGGCATGTGAGCAGCTGAAATTACGGCCGGCCATAAACAAGTTTTTAATATTCTTAGAGTACAAACTTCTATATGGAATATAGTATTGTGGACCCCTGTAGAATAACGCTTCAGAAATAAAATCTGGATTATTTTCATCCTCTAGAACAGTTTGATAATGTACATCTACCGCTCTTGTTTCGATTACCACGCCATCAGGAAATTCTGTTCCTTCTTTGGCATTGTTGAAGGTGAAAATATGGTCTCCCACCAAACGTCTAGATTCTCTTTTACCTACTAGGTATGATACCCATTCCAATTTTCGATTTTCGTTTACTTCGTCTTTTTTAGCACTGGAGAAAGAACCATAGATAGCGCGGAGCATGTGGTCGCGTATTTCTTCGGCATCATCAATCTGACTCAAATCGTTACGGCTAAACTCCCACTGCCATTCACCATTAACCTCGGAATAATCTTTAGAAACAGGCATGGCCCAAGGAACTTCAGGAAAACTCTGAGGACTATCTGTATCTTTAGAACCCCAAAGTACAGAAGAACCCATAACAGCATTATCTGCCTCTTTTGGACTCCATAATTCACCATGTTCTTCCCAATGTTCACCGTAGGTGTCAACACTTTCTCGACCGTATGAAAATTCGGCACCAGCCCAAAAACCTATCCAGCCATCTCCCGTAGAATCAACAAAGTAAGGAGCCGTAAATCGCTTTCTTTCTCCTGTAAAGGTTTGTCTCGCATCTACATATTTTACGCTGTTTTCTTCAGATAAAGCATCGTAA includes:
- a CDS encoding FAD-dependent oxidoreductase, with protein sequence MKNLLTVLILFIASLNAVAQDILLEAESFDNPGGWVVDPQFVEQMGSPYLNAHGMGKPVKNASTAVEFKKSGTYHIWVRTMNWVPGEWEAPGRFQLKVGETVLDTVLGTRSGWGWQYAGEAKINKKQATHIELQDLTGFNGRCDAIYFSTKKDTPPSSTKKLAAWRQEITAQPNAPEEVKSYDLVVVGGGLAGCAAAIAGAEQGLKVALIHDRPVLGGNASEEIRVHTLGIYGNFERILKKIDTEHYPNGSADAKLDQEKRDKNVKSYDNIDLFLNWRAYDALSEENSVKYVDARQTFTGERKRFTAPYFVDSTGDGWIGFWAGAEFSYGRESVDTYGEHWEEHGELWSPKEADNAVMGSSVLWGSKDTDSPQSFPEVPWAMPVSKDYSEVNGEWQWEFSRNDLSQIDDAEEIRDHMLRAIYGSFSSAKKDEVNENRKLEWVSYLVGKRESRRLVGDHIFTFNNAKEGTEFPDGVVIETRAVDVHYQTVLEDENNPDFISEALFYRGPQYYIPYRSLYSKNIKNLFMAGRNFSCSHAGLGGPRVMLTTGQMGAAVGYAASLCKKYEVMPREIYTGYLQEYLDLIEEQKYEKIPTSKK